The DNA region CGCTAAACCGGGTTTGAGAGGCTGAATCTGATCCTCACGGAAGATGTTGCCCTCAGGAAAAATGACTAACGTCTCTCCAGCTTCTAGCAGTTCTACCCCATGTCGAAGGCTGGCGATCGCGGGTCGCCTGGTATTGATGGGAAACCCTCCTAATCGCCGAATAAACCACCCCTGTAGCCCTGTCACCTCATCTGCCGACACCATATACCGGAGATGCCGCCCTGTAATATGCCAACCCGCTGCGTAAGGAACCATCACCGCATCCCAGCGGGAACGGTGAGTCGGTGCAAAAATGACCGGGCCAGACTGAGGTAAATACTCCCGTCCGTGGACTTCGATCGTACCGAAATAAAACGGAAACACAAGATAGCGCCCTAGCGGATAGACCAGGGAAAGCAACCAGGGTGAAAACTTTGAAGGTGCAGGTTCAGCCGCCTTTTTCTGCTTCTTTTCAGGGATATTTTGCTGTTCAGGGATATCACGAGGCGGAGGTGCAAAAAGGGACTGGAGCAAAATCCGGTCAGGGGTCTTAGCTGAGCGGATTTCAGGTTTAGGATGAGAGAGGGGGGATCCAAGCCGAGTCATGGCATCGGTCAAGCGCATGGGAGATAGGTGGTGGTGAGATGCAAGAGGGGGAAAAAGACTATTCCTACCGTAAATGTCCCTAACCGGGATGTCCGAGCGTGAGGGACAGTTTAATTGCTGTCATGAGGGCTGTTCACGACGATCAACACGACGATCGACAAACCAAGACTGAAGTTGCTGGCGACATGCAGCCTCTAAAATACCACCCATAACGGATAGGCGGTGGTTTGAGCAGGCACTATCTGGCAAATTCATAACGCTTCGGATTGCTCCAGCCTTGGGGTCATCTGCGCCATAGACCAGGAGTTTGAGTCGAGCCAGCCCGATCGCCCCGGCACACATAGCACAGGGTTCCAGGGTGACATACAGTGTGCACTCCGTCAGATGCCAGGTGTTTAAAGCCTGTCCTGCCGCCCGCAGAGCCAAGATTTCAGCATGAGCCGTGGGGTCACAATCTTGCTCCCGACGGTTAGCGGCTTCTGCGATCGCAGTTCCATCTGGGCCAACAATCACCGCTCCTACAGGCACATCACCTGCCTGTCCCGCCGCTTCTGCCAAAGCGAGCGCCCGCTCCATCCAGTGGCGATGCAGCAGGTATTCAGGGTTTTCTGCAAGGGAGTAAGGCAAATCAGTTAAATGGCACGGATGCAGTAAGGGCAAGTTTGCCAGGTATAAATTTTAACATTAACTTTGATTGTCTCAGGATGCTGATTGACTGACAAAAGTTCTGAAAGGCTCATATCTCTGTTGTCCACCCGCCCAAAAATAAATTTTGGGCTAACAGCGCAAGTCCATGCAAATGGACTGAAACTCTTGTCCAGTCATCTTTAGATGACTTTGGCGATGAGCCAGGAAATTGATTTCCTGGTGATGCAGCGGGTGTTCAGGAGATTTGTCAGTCAACCAGCTCAGGATGACGACCGAGCCAGGAATTCAACAGGTTGAGCATGGTTAAAGTAGGTCAGTCGCTGAATGTCTTGGATGATGTGGAGTAGGGCCTGGTCTATCCGATCGTCTGTGTCCAGATAGCCCTCAACCTGCTCCAGGTCAACCCATTGATGGTGGGTTTCATACTCCTGAGTTGATAGTTGTAAGCTGGCTTGCTCATCAGAGGTTAGCTTGACTTGATAGGTCAGGTTGACGGTATGGGAACCGTGATGCCTGGGTTTTTGTTCCCGCAAAGCAAAGCAGGTGGAATAAACCCCGACATAGTGGAAGCGATCGCGGCTCAAGCTGAGTCCCGCTTCCTCAAAGGCCTTCCGCTGGGCGGTGATCAGGGGATCTTCCCCAGCGATCATCCGGCCTCCGACCAGCCACCAGGATTTGCGGGGATACTGATTGCGACGGGTTAAGAGAATTTGCTGGTGATGAATCAAAGCCAGATCTACACAGGTGAGTACCAGATGATCGAGGGCCAGACTATATATCTCCTCTGGCAAGCGATCGCCAATAGTTTTGGGATTCGTCCGTCCGACTTCTTCAAAATGCGGGATCTGCATAAGCCATCTACAGAGGACAAGCGGCAGGGGCTTAAAAAACTTAACATACCCAAGCTGCGGAATCTTCTTTAAGCGCGGCTCCTCCTTTTGATAGACTTGTACATTGAAGTACAGGTCAAAACCGCGCAAAATCAGCAGTTGGAGGACTTACGTCGTGGATAGTACACTCGGTTTAGAAATTGTTGAGGTCGTGGAACAGGCGGCGATCGCGTCTGCTCGTTTGATGGGGAAGGGCGATAAGAATGAAGCCGACCGAGTGGCCGTAGAAGCCATGCGGAATCGCATGAACCAGATTCATATGCGGGGCCGGATTGTGATTGGGGAAGGGGAGCGGGATGATGCCCCTATGCTTTATATCGGGGAAGAAGTTGGCATTTGCACCCGTGAGGATGCCAAAGCTTACTGCAACCCTGAAGAGTTGGTCGAAATCGATATCGCTGTAGACCCCTGTGAAGGCACAAACCTCTGTGCTTACGGGCAACCCGGTTCAATGGCAGTGCTGGCAATTTCAGAGAAAGGAGGGCTGTTTGCCGCTCCTGACTTTTACATGAAAAAGCTAGCTGCTCCACCTGCGGCCAGAGGTCATGTGGACATTACCAAGACCCCGACCGAAAACCTGAAAATTCTCTCCGAGTGTCTGGATCGGGCGATCGATGAACTGGTCGTCGTGGTGATGAAGCGCGATCGCCACAAAGACCTGATTCAGGAAATCCGGGAAGCTGGAGCACGGGTACAACTGATTACTGACGGGGATGTGAGTGCCGCGATCAACTGTGGTTTCTCTGGAACCAATATCCATGCCCTGATGGGAATTGGTGCCGCGCCTGAAGGGGTGATTTCCGCTGCGGCTCTTCGCTGTTTGGGTGCTCACTTCCAGGGTCAACTGATTTATGATCCAGAAGTGGTGCAAACTGGGCTGATTGGAGAAAGCAAGGAAGCAAATATTGCTCGTTTGAAAGAAATGGGCATCGACAATCCCGATCGCGTCTACAATGCGGACGAACTGGCCTCTGGCGAAACCATCTTGTTTGCAGGCACTGGCATTACCCCTGGTAACCTGCTCAATGGTGTTCGCTTCTTCAAAGGTGGAGCCAGAACCCAAACCCTGGTAATCTCCAGCCAATCCAAAACGGCCCGTTTCGTGGACACGATCCACATGACTGAGCAACCCAAGTACATCCAACTGCACTAGCGTAGTGATAAGTTTTAAGTTTTGAGTTTTGAGTTCTCGTACAACTTAAAGCTCAAAACTTAAAACTTAAAATTTTGATTCTGTTCTGTTTGCCGAAATCCTTCATATAACATTCGACCGTTATGAATATTGTTGTGGTGGGGTTAAGCCATAAAACTGCTCCTGTAGAGGTGCGTGAGAAGTTGAGCATTCCAGAGCCTGTGTGTGATAAGGCGATCGCTCAACTCTGTAGCTATCCCAACATTCAAGAAGTTGCCATTTTAAGTACCTGCAACCGTTTAGAAATCTATGTGGTTGCAAATGAAACAGAAAATGGAGTGCGCGAAGTCACTCAGTTTCTTGCTGACCATAGCAAACTGCCTGTGTCTTCTCTGCGGCCTTACCTGTTTGTGTTGTTGCATCAGGATGCGGTGATGCATTTGATGCGGGTCGCGGCTGGACTGGACAGCCTGGTATTGGGTGAGGGGCAGATTCTGGCTCAGGTGAAGCAGTGCCATAAGTTGGGGCAGGAGCATAAAGGCATTGGCCGTACCCTGAATCAATTGTTCAAACAGGCGATTACGGCTGGAAAACGAGTCCGTACCGAAACCAGCATCGGCACTGGAGCCGTTTCCATCAGTTCTGCGGCGGTGGAAATGGCGCAAATGAAGGTGCAAAACCTGGCCGCCTGCCGGGTGGCGATTATCGGGGCGGGGAAAATGTCCCGTCTGCTGGTGCAGCACCTGGCTTCTAAAGGAGCAGCCAATATTGCCATCCTCAATCGCTCGGTGGAACGCGCTCAGGAACTGGCGAAGCAATTCCCAGACGTGCAACTGCACTTGCATCCGATCGCGGAAATGATGAACATCATCATGCATTCGGATCTGGTGTTTACCAGCACAGCGGCAACTGAACCCTTGCTCGATCGCGCCAAACTTGAACCCGTTCTGCATCCCGGCCATCATCTGATGCTGTTTGATATTGCAGTTCCCCGGAATGTCCACTCTGATGTGAATGACTTACCCCACGTTCAGGCATTTAATGTGGACGACCTGAAAGCAGTAGTAGCCCAAAACCATGAAGCCCGTCGGCAAATGGCTATGGAAGCCGAAGTATTACTAGATGAGGAAGTGGAATCCTTTGAAGCCTGGTGGCGATCGCTGGAAACGGTTTCTACAATCAGCAGCCTGCGCGATAAGGTAGAAACGATTCGCGTGCAAGAACTGGAAAAAGCTCTCTCCCGCCTGGGTACGGAATTCGCCGACAAGCATCAGGAAGTGATCGAAGCCCTGACTCGCGGCATTGTCAATAAAATCCTGCACGATCCAATGGTACAACTACGTGCCCAGCAGGATATTGAAGCCCGTCGTCAGGCGATGCAAACTCTCAGTATCTTGTTTAACCTGGAAGCGGCGACAGCTAAAAAGCAATTCGGCTAATTCTGACTAATTCTCTTTCTTGGCGAGACCTCGGAGTTTTTCACAACCTTCGAGGTTTTGTCTCATCTTGGGAACCATAGATAGAAACGGTGCCAATGTACTGGCTTATTGTTTGATGCCGAATCATTAGACCCTGATTGACTGACAAAAGTTCCGAAAGGCTCATGTCTCTGTTGTCAACCCGCCCTAAAATAAATTTTGGGCTAACAGCGCAAGTCCATGCAAATGGACTGAAACTCTTGTCCAGTCATCTTTAGATGACTTTGGCGATGAGACAGGAAATTGATTTCCTGGTGATGCAGCGGGTGTTCAGGAGATTTGTCAGTCAACCAGGTGTTTTACCCAACCTACTTCGACTGATGGTCTGTTGGGGCCAGAGGATGCTTTCGAGTCGGCTCAGGTACGTAACGAGGAAGCGGTTAAACGCCACCCTCATTCTCCCTGTGCGATTTCGTCCCACAGGCTGGTAAATTGCCTCAGGCTTAGAAAATCCCCATTGCCTAAAATCAAATGATCCAGGAGGGGTATGCCCAGAAACTGGGCACCAGAGAGGAGTTGGCGCGTTAAGTTGATATCTTCGGGACTGGGTTCCAGGTTGCCGGAGGGATGATTGTGAGCCACGATCAGACGAGTTGCTCCCTGCTTGAGCACCTCCCGGAAAATGTCACGGGGATGGGCCAGGGTTTCGGTGGCAGTGCCGATCGTGATCACGCGGGTTCCCAGCAATCGATGTTTGACATCCAGCAGCAACACGGCAAATCGTTCCTGGGGTTGCCACATCAAATCTTGACTCAGGGCCGCAGCAGCGACGGCTGGATCATCGATCACACTCTTGTCGGCAGGACGGGATTGAAAGGCTCGTTTACCCAGTTCGATCGCTGCCACGATCGTTGTCGCTTTCGCTGGCCCGATCCCTGGAATTCGGGTTAGTTCTCCCACCCCAACATCCCGCAAGGCCGAGAGGGGATCTTGCTGCCCTTTTCCCAGTTCTTGCAGCAAGTATTGACCCAGACCCACGGCTGACAGTTTTCCTGGCCCCTGACCTGTTCCCAGCAAAATCGCAA from Leptodesmis sichuanensis A121 includes:
- a CDS encoding lysophospholipid acyltransferase family protein; protein product: MTRLGSPLSHPKPEIRSAKTPDRILLQSLFAPPPRDIPEQQNIPEKKQKKAAEPAPSKFSPWLLSLVYPLGRYLVFPFYFGTIEVHGREYLPQSGPVIFAPTHRSRWDAVMVPYAAGWHITGRHLRYMVSADEVTGLQGWFIRRLGGFPINTRRPAIASLRHGVELLEAGETLVIFPEGNIFREDQIQPLKPGLARLAIQAEMQKKNLGVQIVPISIHYSHPLVPWRCKTRVCIGPTIQVAEYCTGSLKRDAQQLNVTLQSVLEQLADRGVSPTLNP
- the tadA gene encoding tRNA adenosine(34) deaminase TadA is translated as MPYSLAENPEYLLHRHWMERALALAEAAGQAGDVPVGAVIVGPDGTAIAEAANRREQDCDPTAHAEILALRAAGQALNTWHLTECTLYVTLEPCAMCAGAIGLARLKLLVYGADDPKAGAIRSVMNLPDSACSNHRLSVMGGILEAACRQQLQSWFVDRRVDRREQPS
- a CDS encoding NUDIX hydrolase, with amino-acid sequence MQIPHFEEVGRTNPKTIGDRLPEEIYSLALDHLVLTCVDLALIHHQQILLTRRNQYPRKSWWLVGGRMIAGEDPLITAQRKAFEEAGLSLSRDRFHYVGVYSTCFALREQKPRHHGSHTVNLTYQVKLTSDEQASLQLSTQEYETHHQWVDLEQVEGYLDTDDRIDQALLHIIQDIQRLTYFNHAQPVEFLARSSS
- the glpX gene encoding class II fructose-bisphosphatase, which produces MDSTLGLEIVEVVEQAAIASARLMGKGDKNEADRVAVEAMRNRMNQIHMRGRIVIGEGERDDAPMLYIGEEVGICTREDAKAYCNPEELVEIDIAVDPCEGTNLCAYGQPGSMAVLAISEKGGLFAAPDFYMKKLAAPPAARGHVDITKTPTENLKILSECLDRAIDELVVVVMKRDRHKDLIQEIREAGARVQLITDGDVSAAINCGFSGTNIHALMGIGAAPEGVISAAALRCLGAHFQGQLIYDPEVVQTGLIGESKEANIARLKEMGIDNPDRVYNADELASGETILFAGTGITPGNLLNGVRFFKGGARTQTLVISSQSKTARFVDTIHMTEQPKYIQLH
- a CDS encoding glutamyl-tRNA reductase, yielding MNIVVVGLSHKTAPVEVREKLSIPEPVCDKAIAQLCSYPNIQEVAILSTCNRLEIYVVANETENGVREVTQFLADHSKLPVSSLRPYLFVLLHQDAVMHLMRVAAGLDSLVLGEGQILAQVKQCHKLGQEHKGIGRTLNQLFKQAITAGKRVRTETSIGTGAVSISSAAVEMAQMKVQNLAACRVAIIGAGKMSRLLVQHLASKGAANIAILNRSVERAQELAKQFPDVQLHLHPIAEMMNIIMHSDLVFTSTAATEPLLDRAKLEPVLHPGHHLMLFDIAVPRNVHSDVNDLPHVQAFNVDDLKAVVAQNHEARRQMAMEAEVLLDEEVESFEAWWRSLETVSTISSLRDKVETIRVQELEKALSRLGTEFADKHQEVIEALTRGIVNKILHDPMVQLRAQQDIEARRQAMQTLSILFNLEAATAKKQFG
- the radC gene encoding RadC family protein, whose translation is MTYSLKVADMPVSERPRERLITHGPRSLATAELIAILLGTGQGPGKLSAVGLGQYLLQELGKGQQDPLSALRDVGVGELTRIPGIGPAKATTIVAAIELGKRAFQSRPADKSVIDDPAVAAAALSQDLMWQPQERFAVLLLDVKHRLLGTRVITIGTATETLAHPRDIFREVLKQGATRLIVAHNHPSGNLEPSPEDINLTRQLLSGAQFLGIPLLDHLILGNGDFLSLRQFTSLWDEIAQGE